From the genome of Malus domestica chromosome 04, GDT2T_hap1, one region includes:
- the LOC103428129 gene encoding F-box protein PP2-A12-like has translation MGSSFSSVSKSENPVAVLSLPSKPGLGDLPESCAALILGYLDPPEICKLANLNRAFRGASWADFIWESKLPSNYQTIVGKVFGDGLENLGKRDVYTRLCQPNSFDDGTKTVWLDKSTGSVCLSISSKGLAITGIDDRRYWNHIPTEESRFCSVAYLQQIWWFEVDGEVEFPFPVGTYSLFFRLQLGRSSQKRFGRRVCNIEHVHGWDIKPVRFQLWTSEGHYASSQCFLTEPGKWNYYHVGDFVVEKPNASTKIKLCMTQIDCTHTKGGLCLDSVLIYPSEFRERLKHF, from the exons ATGGGTTCCAGTTTCTCCTCTGTCTCCAAATCGGAAAACCCAGTTGCAGTCCTATCGTTGCCATCGAAACCCGGTCTCGGCGATCTTCCGGAGAGCTGCGCGGCGCTGATTCTGGGGTATTTGGACCCGCCGGAGATTTGCAAATTGGCAAATCTGAATCGGGCGTTTCGCGGCGCTTCTTGGGCTGATTTCATTTGGGAATCGAAATTGCCGTCGAATTATCAAACTATTGTGGGTAAAGTGTTCGGCGATGGATTGGAAAATCTGGGTAAGAGAGATGTTTATACGAGGCTTTGTCAGCCTAATTCTTTCGATGATGGTACCAAG ACAGTTTGGCTGGATAAAAGTACAGGATCGGTTTGCCTGTCAATTTCGTCGAAGGGATTAGCAATTACCGGCATTGATGATCGAAGATATTGGAATCATATTCCAACTGAAGAATCTAG ATTTTGCTCAGTTGCATATCTTCAGCAAATATGGTGGTTTGAAGTTGATGGGGAAGTTGAGTTCCCGTTTCCTGTCGGGACATACAGCCTATTCTTCAGGTTGCAGCTGGGACGGTCTTCTCAGAAGAGGTTTGGTCGCCGAGTTTGCAACATTGAGCATGTCCACGGTTGGGACATAAAACCTGTGAGGTTCCAGCTTTGGACTTCAGAAGGTCACTATGCCTCGTCTCAATGCTTTTTAACCGAACCTGGAAAATGGAATTACTACCATGTTGGGGACTTTGTTGTGGAGAAGCCGAATGCATCAACGAAGATTAAACTCTGTATGACCCAGATTGATTGCACCCACACCAAAGGCGGTCTCTGTTTAGACTCTGTACTTATATACCCTAGCGAATTTAGAGAAAGGCTAAAGCATTTTTAG